The Pecten maximus unplaced genomic scaffold, xPecMax1.1, whole genome shotgun sequence genomic sequence ggtatgtggtcgtattgtcataatgaggtatgtggtcgtattgtcataatgaggtatgtggtcgtattgtcataatgaggtatgtggtcgtattgtcataatgaggtatgtgatcgtattgtcataataaggtatgtaattatattgtcataatgaggtatgtaattgtattgtcataatgaggtatgtaattgtattgtcataatgaggtatgtaattatattgtcataatgaggtatgtggtcgtattgtcataatgaggtatgtaattatattgacataatgaggtatgtggtcgtattgtcataatgaggtatgtaattgtattgtcataatgaggtatgtaattgtattgtcataatgaggtatgtggtcgtattgtcataataaggtatgtaattatattgtcataatgaggtatgtaattgtattgtcataatgaggtatgtgattgtattgtcataatgaggtatgtggtcgtattgtcataatgaggtatgtggtcgtattgtcataatgaggtatgtggtcgtattgtcataatgagatatgtaattgtattgtcataatgaggtatgtaattatattgtcataatgaggtatgtggttgtattgtcataatgaggtatgtggtcgtattgtcataatgaggtatgtaattgtattgtcataatgaggtatgtgattgtattgtcataatgaggtatgtaattgtattgtcataatgaggtatgtaattgtattgtcataatgaggtatgtaattatattgtcataatgaggtatgtaattgtattgtcataatgaggtaggtaattgtattgtcataatgaggtatgtaattgtattgtcataatgaagtatataattgtattgtcataatgaggtaggtaattgtattgtcataatgaggtatgtaattgtatagtcataatgaggtatgtaattatattgtcataatgaggtatgtgatcgtattgtcataatgaggtatgtgattgtattgtcataatgaggtatgtgattgtattgtcataatgaggtatgtaattatattgtcataatgaggtatgtgattgtattgtcataatgaggtatgtgcttgtattgtcataatgaggtatgtgatcgtattgtcataatgaggtatgtgattgtattgtcataatgaggtatgtggttgtattgtcataatgaggtatgtaattgtattgtcataatgaggtatgtgattgtattgtcataatgaggtatgtggttgtattgtcataatgaggtatgtaattatattgtcataatgaggtatgtaattgtattgtcataatgaggtatgtgattgtattgtcataatgaggtatgtaattgtattgtcataatgaggtatgtaattgtattgtcataatgaggtatgtaattgtattgtcataatgaggtatgtactATTGTAGTGAAGTCTCACAGTGGTGATTGTATTACCACGTATTGTACGGGTGGCTTGGTGTGTCTGGAGCGGTATTTCATAATTAGAAGAATGTTAAGGCCATGTTCTGCTGGATGCAGTTCTATATGTTGTAGGTGGTCCAAGTAGTTGAGTGCATAAATGATATGAATGAACTGATTTGGGATCAATCCAACATTGACCCTCGGTCATTAAtccctagtggtgtcagggtGTATAGTTGGTGTatccagtaggatacaacatTGACCCTCGGTCATTGAtccctagtggtgtcagggtatataGTTGGTGTatccagtaggatacaacatTGACCCTCGGTGATTAAtccctagtggtgtcagggtGTATAGTTGGTGTatccagtaggatacaacatTGACCCTCGGTCATTGAtccctagtggtgtcagggtgtatagttggtgtatctagtaggatacaacattGACCCTCGGCCATTGAtccctagtggtgtcagggGGTATAGTTGGTGTatccagtaggatacaacatTGACCCTCGGTCATTGATCCCTAGTGGTGTCCGGGTATATAGTTGGTGTatccagtaggatacaacatTGACCCTCGGCCATTGAtccctagtggtgtcagggtgtatagttggtgtatctagtaggatacaacattGACCCTCGGCCATTGAtccctagtggtgtcagggtGTATAGTTGGTGTatccagtaggatacaacatTGACCCTCGGTCATTGAtccctagtggtgtcagggtatataGTTGGTGTATCCAGTAGGTTACAACATTGACCCTCGGTCATTGAtccctagtggtgtcagggtatataGTTGGTGTATCCAGTAGGATACAGCATTGATGAAATATTCCTTGACCTTtaaccatgtgaccttgacctttggtcagttgactctgTGTTTAATTATAACCGAAATTGCTGAACAACaattcataacaaaatgttcatcagtgaaaagatacaaacaaTTAATGCTCCTGTATTCCTAGggagaaattgaaattgagttGAAGGCGGTGACTGTAAATTGACAGGTGTGACATGGTGACCCGAACATGAGCAAGGACATTTGAGGACAGGAAAATATGTTTGACCTGGTGCATGAGGAATTATGACTCATTGtatgtgacctttgaccaggtgtggtggAGTGACAGGGAAGTATGGTTGACCTGACGCATGAGGAACTATGACTGTCGTTGtatgtgacctttgaccaggtgtggtttgaaaatgtttaaatctgTGATATTAAATTACTTTAAACCTCAGTAATTTCTCGTGTTTTATGTATGacataattaaattttaatgtttacgattttgagatatttttgaaaatttcttcATCCAAATAAGATCtgtatggtttggtttagtttattttgtttaatgtcctattaacatctaaggtcattcaaggacggcctcccgtgcgtgcgacatgtatgagtgtggtgagtgcgtatgtgtgttttgggaggttgcggtatgttccgtgttaagtctccttgtgataggccggaacttttgccgatttaaagtgctatctcactgaagcatactgccaaagacacccagcagcacaccccacccggtcacaagATCTGTATGACACacaggtataactatatatattgtacaatgttcTTACCTTCATTCAGGATTTCTTGAATTCGTCTTTGTTGTTTCTCCACATATCTAGCCTGTTGACGATTAATGACCTTCAACTTTGATATAATTGTTTCGTAGCTTCCCAAATCTATTTTCGTATAGTTGGTAAGACGTTTAAATAGGTCATTAACATCCTGAATGCCATTTAAGTCTGCAGGAGTAAGAGGACAATTCCTAAAACGCTTTTTCAGTCGTATGAAATCTTGTGGCTCAAGATGTTGACCCAAATGATCAACCAGTTCATTATGGATCTCTGTGGCCTTTTCCCTATTGTCTAATGAGGATGCAGCCATTTCCTtacaaacctgaaaaatagcatGAACATAATCAATGTAATTAAAACTCTTATTAATGGTTCATGCAAAATCAACTTTTAACAGGTTTAAAAAACATTTCCTTACCAAATTTTTTAGAATGTTTTTTTACCAACAAAAGATCACAGAGGGATCATTATTTGTTGTATGCATGCTCTTTTCTCTCCTTACCCGGTGATTGATCTGATAACAAGGACATACATGCCATACTTTGTGGAGAtcaataagggagattgatgattattttaagggagttttgtctgaaataagggagatttgtgcgggacatgaatatcaacatttttactcaattttaaagcaataaactaattttgcaagtgataaagaatatttatatttattttggatattaatcatattgtatatgcaaacaacaaaaagttgtataaggtaaaaaatgcaataGTATACcttatttgacctaataagggcgcccctaccttttttcaaggaaataaatctttcaaaatggtgttcaaaagtaataattcatgtgaaatat encodes the following:
- the LOC117321368 gene encoding uncharacterized protein LOC117321368, with the protein product MAASSLDNREKATEIHNELVDHLGQHLEPQDFIRLKKRFRNCPLTPADLNGIQDVNDLFKRLTNYTKIDLGSYETIISKLKVINRQQARYVEKQQRRIQEILNEGPPAAKRPRTEREGDLNGR